In Pseudoduganella albidiflava, a single window of DNA contains:
- a CDS encoding ligand-binding sensor domain-containing diguanylate cyclase, giving the protein MPYLSRFFSCLTLLALLALPWLPGIVHAAAPAPWSTLAHTSFLHHKAPSLGVGTSLAQDRQGFIWLGTQTGLMRWDGFQFRRYQAAPGKSGSLLDSYILNLRVDSTGRLWIGTNSGGIARYDAARDNFISVGVGKGGLSHVQVTSLAEDGKGGMWVGTGAGLERIDAAGVVHGAHSGAPQVDSMALVKSGIESLLRDRSGTLWIGTKKGLWRRSADDQPLVPVRLPVEGAGQPTISTLYQDSAGRVWIGTRANGAFMQGDSRQGPVVVGESPAPSTLQNERIYSIVEKTAGVVWLGTEGGGIVEVDVEHGRTRRIRHHAEIADSLIEDDVSAMLRDHSGQVFVATMDGLSQHDPRTNGIITIRSLGSPGKLDVPSLLARPDGSVWFGVMAGRIEIVDPTRGAMGEFAPATGTRTRGLPKSRVLAMANGPGDTVFIATQHGVFRSTADGRDIRRIDIAGRPGASPAWSVAWHDGVLWLGGLDGIWGLKMAPDGSAQVIRHEDRALGDSRVTAIRALDDGSVWVGTMAGLARLDTRTNAVERVSLDPAAQPDTPGHYVSSIIQDTRGRVWVSTFSAGIAVLERTDAQGRHWFRRFGTAEGLPDNGVNALVLDAAGRIWISTDNGVAGIDADTFVIRKLGIADGLQISAYWTGAGVRTPAGDIVFGGVAGVTVLRPAHLKRPGYRPSMAITQVSLGGRSMTSVPSNGGTGLPLRIAPEERERGIALEFSALDFAPPGYRQYAYRLDGFDRDWIETSAVPPRAGYTNLPPGKYTLELRGTASDGADAILRVPVVALPAWHQKDWVRVLGGLCVLLLLVLLMQARTSLLRRKKRELEAIIAGRTAELRATQARLEELAYGDTLTGLPNRRLFNDTLRRMTAQAARGGQPFALLLVDLDHFKSVNDTLGHDAGDALLVTAAERLRSVVREGDLVARLGGDEFAILLAPGYEPAVVQDICERIVAAIATPVIHGEHTMHISASVGVAGYAKEQDSAERLYKCADIALYKSKEAGRNTWSAYDASSSPLTTG; this is encoded by the coding sequence ATGCCCTATCTGAGCCGATTTTTCAGCTGCCTGACCCTGCTTGCCCTGCTGGCTCTGCCCTGGCTTCCAGGGATCGTTCACGCGGCAGCGCCCGCGCCGTGGTCCACGCTGGCCCATACGTCGTTTCTCCACCACAAGGCCCCATCGCTGGGCGTGGGCACCTCCCTGGCCCAGGATCGGCAGGGGTTCATCTGGCTCGGTACGCAGACCGGCCTGATGCGCTGGGACGGTTTCCAGTTCCGGCGCTATCAGGCGGCGCCCGGAAAATCCGGTTCGCTGCTGGACAGCTATATTCTCAACCTCCGCGTCGACAGCACCGGCCGCCTGTGGATCGGCACCAATAGCGGCGGCATTGCGCGGTACGACGCCGCGCGGGACAACTTCATTTCCGTCGGGGTGGGGAAGGGCGGCCTGAGCCATGTGCAGGTCACCTCGCTGGCCGAGGATGGCAAAGGCGGCATGTGGGTTGGCACCGGCGCGGGGCTGGAGCGCATCGATGCCGCGGGTGTGGTGCACGGCGCGCACAGCGGTGCTCCCCAGGTCGACAGCATGGCGCTGGTCAAGAGTGGCATCGAGTCGCTGCTGCGCGATCGCAGTGGCACGCTGTGGATCGGCACGAAGAAGGGTTTATGGCGGCGCAGCGCGGATGACCAGCCGCTCGTGCCGGTGCGCCTGCCGGTCGAAGGCGCCGGCCAGCCAACGATCAGCACGCTTTACCAGGATAGCGCCGGCAGGGTCTGGATCGGCACGCGTGCCAATGGCGCTTTCATGCAAGGCGATTCCCGCCAGGGCCCGGTCGTGGTAGGCGAGTCGCCGGCCCCGTCGACCCTGCAGAACGAGCGGATCTATTCCATCGTGGAGAAGACCGCCGGCGTGGTATGGCTGGGAACCGAAGGCGGTGGAATCGTCGAGGTCGACGTCGAGCACGGCCGCACGCGCCGTATCCGGCACCATGCGGAAATCGCGGACAGCCTGATCGAAGATGATGTCAGTGCAATGTTGCGCGACCACAGCGGGCAGGTATTCGTCGCCACGATGGATGGCCTCAGCCAGCACGACCCGCGCACCAACGGCATCATTACCATCCGCTCGCTGGGAAGCCCGGGGAAGCTCGACGTACCGAGCCTGCTGGCACGGCCGGATGGCAGCGTATGGTTCGGCGTCATGGCGGGAAGGATCGAGATCGTCGACCCGACCCGGGGCGCAATGGGGGAATTCGCGCCGGCGACCGGCACGCGAACCAGGGGGCTGCCGAAGAGCCGTGTCCTGGCGATGGCCAATGGTCCCGGGGACACGGTGTTCATCGCTACCCAGCACGGTGTGTTTCGCAGTACGGCGGACGGCCGCGACATCCGGCGCATCGATATAGCCGGGCGCCCCGGCGCAAGTCCGGCCTGGAGCGTGGCCTGGCACGACGGCGTGCTGTGGTTGGGCGGGCTGGACGGTATCTGGGGCCTGAAGATGGCGCCGGACGGATCGGCGCAGGTCATCCGTCATGAAGACCGTGCGCTGGGCGATTCCCGTGTCACGGCAATCCGGGCACTGGACGATGGCAGCGTCTGGGTCGGGACCATGGCGGGCCTGGCCCGGCTCGATACCAGGACCAACGCCGTGGAGCGGGTATCGCTCGATCCCGCCGCCCAGCCGGACACGCCGGGCCACTATGTGTCGTCGATCATCCAGGACACCAGGGGGCGCGTGTGGGTTTCCACCTTCTCGGCCGGCATCGCCGTGCTGGAACGCACCGATGCGCAGGGACGGCACTGGTTCCGCCGCTTCGGCACCGCCGAAGGTCTTCCCGACAACGGCGTGAATGCCCTGGTGCTGGACGCGGCTGGACGGATCTGGATCAGTACCGACAACGGCGTAGCGGGAATCGATGCCGATACGTTCGTCATACGAAAACTCGGCATTGCCGACGGCCTGCAGATTTCGGCCTACTGGACCGGCGCGGGGGTGCGGACCCCAGCCGGGGATATCGTGTTCGGCGGCGTTGCCGGCGTGACGGTCCTGCGGCCGGCGCACCTGAAGCGGCCCGGCTATCGCCCTTCCATGGCCATCACGCAGGTGTCGCTGGGTGGCAGGAGCATGACATCGGTGCCGTCGAACGGGGGCACCGGCTTGCCGCTGCGGATCGCGCCCGAAGAACGGGAGCGCGGCATCGCTCTGGAATTCTCCGCGCTCGATTTTGCGCCGCCCGGCTACCGCCAGTATGCCTACAGGCTCGATGGCTTCGACCGGGACTGGATCGAAACCAGCGCCGTGCCACCCCGGGCGGGCTACACCAACCTGCCGCCGGGGAAATACACGCTCGAACTGCGTGGCACGGCAAGCGACGGAGCGGACGCCATCCTGCGCGTGCCAGTCGTCGCGCTGCCCGCCTGGCACCAGAAAGACTGGGTGCGCGTCCTGGGTGGCCTGTGCGTGCTTCTCCTGCTCGTGCTGCTGATGCAGGCGCGTACCTCGCTGCTGCGCCGGAAGAAGCGCGAACTGGAAGCGATCATCGCCGGCCGCACAGCGGAGTTGCGGGCGACCCAGGCGCGGCTCGAGGAGCTGGCCTATGGCGATACGCTGACGGGCCTGCCGAACCGGCGCCTGTTCAACGATACGCTGCGCCGGATGACCGCGCAGGCGGCGCGTGGCGGCCAGCCGTTCGCCCTGCTGCTGGTCGACCTCGATCATTTCAAGTCGGTCAACGACACGCTGGGGCACGATGCCGGCGATGCGCTGCTCGTCACTGCCGCGGAGCGCCTCCGGTCGGTCGTGAGGGAAGGCGACCTCGTTGCGCGCCTGGGCGGCGACGAGTTCGCGATCCTGCTGGCGCCGGGCTACGAACCCGCGGTCGTGCAGGATATCTGCGAGCGGATCGTGGCCGCCATCGCCACCCCGGTCATCCATGGCGAGCACACGATGCACATCAGCGCAAGCGTCGGCGTGGCAGGCTATGCCAAAGAGCAGGACAGCGCCGAGCGGCTCTACAAGTGCGCCGATATCGCGCTCTACAAATCCAAGGAAGCCGGGCGCAATACCTGGTCTGCCTACGACGCCAGCAGTTCGCCGCTGACCACTGGCTGA
- a CDS encoding glycosyltransferase family 2 protein, translating to METLHPWHLDFSKPPEPALELRSAPVVSLVLPCFNEQEVLPETTRRLVVLLDRLKAEGRAAPGSAIYYVDDGSSDCTWRLIGEYAAAFPTVCGIKLSRNRGHQNALLCGLLTAPGEVLVSLDADLQDDLDAIPRMLDDYRAGSEIVYAVRRCRAVDSFFKRCSAEGYYRLLALLGVQVQFNHADFRLMSRRAVETLRDYEETHLFLRGLVPQLGYRTSVVEFDRASRFAGESKYPLRKMLALAWEGVTSFTASPLRLITGAGVLVSLGSLLLTAWALGIRLFTHEAVPGWASGVIPMYLLGGVQLLSLGIIGEYLAKVYESTKKRPRFHVEVVCGNSFRKDTP from the coding sequence ATGGAAACCCTGCATCCATGGCACCTGGACTTCTCGAAGCCACCGGAACCGGCACTGGAATTGCGGTCAGCGCCGGTCGTCAGCCTCGTGCTGCCGTGCTTCAACGAGCAGGAGGTATTGCCGGAAACCACACGCCGCCTGGTGGTCCTGCTGGACCGGCTCAAGGCCGAAGGCCGCGCGGCACCGGGCAGTGCGATCTATTACGTGGACGACGGCAGCAGCGATTGCACCTGGCGCCTCATCGGCGAATATGCGGCGGCATTCCCCACCGTCTGCGGCATCAAGTTGAGCCGCAACCGTGGGCACCAGAATGCCCTGCTGTGCGGCCTGCTGACGGCGCCCGGCGAAGTGCTCGTCAGCCTCGATGCCGACCTGCAGGATGATCTCGACGCCATTCCCCGCATGCTGGACGATTACCGCGCCGGCAGCGAAATCGTCTACGCGGTGCGGCGCTGCCGGGCCGTGGACAGTTTCTTCAAGCGGTGCAGCGCCGAAGGCTATTACCGGCTGCTCGCCTTGCTGGGCGTGCAGGTACAGTTCAACCATGCCGACTTCCGCCTGATGAGCCGCCGGGCGGTTGAAACGCTGCGCGACTACGAGGAAACCCACCTGTTCCTGCGCGGGCTGGTTCCCCAGCTCGGCTACCGCACGTCCGTCGTCGAATTCGATCGCGCGTCGCGCTTCGCGGGCGAATCCAAATATCCGCTGCGCAAGATGCTGGCCCTGGCCTGGGAAGGCGTTACCTCCTTCACGGCTTCTCCGCTGCGGCTGATCACCGGTGCCGGCGTCCTGGTATCGCTGGGCAGCCTCTTGCTGACCGCATGGGCGCTCGGCATCCGCCTGTTTACGCACGAGGCGGTACCCGGGTGGGCCTCCGGCGTCATCCCCATGTACCTGCTGGGCGGCGTGCAGCTGCTCAGCCTGGGCATCATCGGCGAATACCTGGCCAAGGTCTATGAATCGACGAAGAAGCGGCCCCGTTTCCACGTCGAGGTCGTGTGCGGCAACAGCTTCAGAAAGGACACGCCATGA
- the gpmA gene encoding 2,3-diphosphoglycerate-dependent phosphoglycerate mutase, whose amino-acid sequence MYKIVFMRHGESTWNLENRFTGWTDVDLTEKGVKEAKSAGEVLKREGYTFDLCYTSVLKRAIRTLWLTLDEMDLMYLPVKNDWRLNERHYGALQGLDKGETAAKFGDKQVLVWRRSYDIPPPSLEEGDDRASFNDPRYAGLPKEQIPLTECLKDTVARVLPAWNEEIAPQIKAGKKILISAHGNSLRALIKMLDNISDEEIVGLNIPNGQPLVYELDADLKPIRHYYLGDADAIAAAQAAVANQGKAK is encoded by the coding sequence ATGTACAAAATTGTTTTCATGCGTCATGGCGAGTCCACGTGGAATCTCGAGAACCGTTTCACCGGCTGGACCGACGTGGACTTGACCGAGAAAGGCGTGAAGGAAGCGAAATCCGCCGGGGAAGTGCTCAAGCGCGAAGGCTACACGTTCGACCTGTGCTACACCTCGGTGCTCAAGCGCGCCATCCGCACCCTGTGGCTGACGCTCGATGAAATGGACCTGATGTACCTGCCGGTGAAGAACGACTGGCGCCTGAACGAGCGCCACTATGGCGCCCTGCAGGGCCTGGACAAGGGCGAGACCGCCGCCAAGTTCGGCGACAAGCAGGTGCTGGTCTGGCGCCGCAGCTACGATATTCCGCCGCCATCGCTGGAAGAGGGCGACGACCGCGCTTCGTTCAACGACCCGCGCTATGCCGGCCTGCCGAAAGAGCAGATCCCGCTGACCGAATGCCTGAAGGATACGGTGGCCCGCGTGCTGCCGGCGTGGAACGAGGAAATCGCCCCGCAGATCAAGGCCGGCAAGAAGATCCTGATCTCGGCCCACGGCAACAGCCTGCGCGCCCTGATCAAGATGCTGGACAATATCAGCGACGAGGAAATCGTTGGCCTGAACATTCCGAACGGCCAGCCGCTGGTGTACGAACTGGACGCCGACCTGAAGCCCATCCGCCATTACTACCTGGGCGATGCGGATGCGATCGCCGCCGCGCAAGCCGCGGTGGCCAACCAGGGCAAGGCCAAGTAA
- a CDS encoding rhodanese-like domain-containing protein → MKFILDHIFLVGIAVLSGGALLWPALTQRGKRATPQQVTLLINRAKATIVDVRDAAAFGEGHLPDARNIPLGELAKRSGELDKFKNRTAVVVCQKGTRAYGAAKILEKAGFADVVVLDGGIEAWKTQGLPITK, encoded by the coding sequence GTGAAATTCATCCTCGACCATATCTTTCTCGTTGGCATTGCCGTGTTGTCGGGCGGCGCGCTGCTGTGGCCAGCGCTCACGCAACGGGGCAAAAGGGCGACGCCGCAGCAGGTTACACTGTTGATAAACCGCGCCAAAGCCACCATTGTGGACGTACGCGACGCCGCCGCCTTCGGTGAAGGCCACCTGCCCGATGCACGCAATATCCCGCTGGGGGAACTGGCCAAGCGCAGCGGCGAGCTGGACAAATTCAAGAACAGGACGGCCGTGGTCGTCTGCCAAAAAGGGACGCGCGCCTATGGCGCCGCAAAGATTCTGGAAAAGGCGGGATTCGCCGATGTGGTCGTTCTCGACGGCGGCATCGAAGCGTGGAAAACCCAAGGGTTGCCGATCACCAAGTAA
- the grxC gene encoding glutaredoxin 3 has protein sequence MTAQVTMYTTAICPYCIRAERLLESKGIKNIDKIRVDLDPAQRQVMMQKTGRRTVPQIYVGETHVGGFDDLYALDQAGRLDPLLNG, from the coding sequence ATGACCGCTCAAGTAACCATGTACACCACCGCCATCTGCCCGTACTGCATCCGCGCCGAGCGGCTGCTGGAAAGCAAGGGCATCAAGAATATCGACAAGATCCGCGTCGATCTCGATCCGGCGCAGCGCCAGGTGATGATGCAGAAGACGGGGCGCCGCACGGTGCCGCAGATTTACGTGGGCGAAACCCACGTCGGCGGCTTCGACGACCTGTATGCGCTGGACCAGGCCGGCCGCCTCGATCCGCTGCTGAATGGCTGA
- a CDS encoding SH3 domain-containing protein: protein MSITRLIIGAALLLSTTSWAADYKTVGAAPAVLYDAPSTKGVKLFIVPRGAPLEVVLTYGDWVKVRDMSGDLAWTPARGLSSRRNVIVRVPNVKVRTAEDDTSAVVFTADKGVLLELGEPGANGWVKVRHRDGLNGFVRSSDVWGL from the coding sequence ATGAGTATTACCCGCTTGATAATAGGAGCCGCTCTGCTGCTGAGCACCACCAGCTGGGCTGCCGATTACAAGACGGTTGGCGCGGCGCCCGCCGTGCTGTACGACGCCCCGTCCACCAAGGGCGTCAAGCTGTTCATCGTGCCGCGCGGCGCGCCGCTGGAAGTCGTGCTGACCTATGGCGACTGGGTCAAGGTGCGCGACATGTCCGGCGACCTGGCCTGGACACCCGCGCGCGGCCTCTCCTCCCGCCGCAACGTCATCGTGCGCGTACCGAACGTGAAGGTGCGCACGGCCGAGGATGACACGTCCGCCGTGGTATTTACGGCCGACAAGGGCGTTCTGCTGGAGCTGGGCGAGCCCGGCGCGAACGGCTGGGTCAAGGTGCGGCATCGCGATGGCTTGAACGGCTTCGTGCGCAGCAGCGACGTCTGGGGTCTTTGA
- a CDS encoding NAD(P)H-dependent glycerol-3-phosphate dehydrogenase: MQENQANRRRITVLGAGAWGTAVAIAVAARHDVLLWGRNADAMADMAAARDNTHYLPGFPFPPALRVTADFDEAVAHVQRDGAADGEEGLLIAATPVAGLRPLLHSLKGRPIPNLVWLCKGFEYETGLLPHQIFRDVLGDEIAGGALSGPSFAQEVARGLPCALTIASTSAALRDCVVAVVHGGTMRVYSSDDLIGVEVGGAVKNVMAIATGCADGMGLGLNARAALITRGLAEVTRLGTTLGGNIETFMGLTGMGDLILTCTGDLSRNRRVGLGLAQGKALDTIVAELGHVAEGVPCAKAVRELAARLGVDMPLTNGVASMLFDGVKPEALVARMLARDPRDETLAPASK; this comes from the coding sequence ATGCAAGAGAATCAAGCGAACCGGCGCCGTATTACCGTACTGGGCGCCGGTGCCTGGGGCACGGCCGTCGCCATCGCCGTGGCCGCGCGCCATGACGTGCTCCTGTGGGGCCGCAACGCCGATGCGATGGCCGACATGGCTGCCGCACGCGACAACACCCATTACCTGCCCGGTTTTCCCTTTCCGCCGGCATTGCGCGTGACAGCCGATTTCGACGAGGCCGTTGCCCACGTGCAGCGCGACGGCGCTGCCGATGGCGAGGAGGGCTTGCTCATCGCAGCCACGCCCGTCGCCGGCCTGCGGCCCTTGCTGCACAGCCTGAAGGGGCGGCCGATCCCGAACCTGGTCTGGCTGTGCAAGGGGTTCGAGTACGAAACAGGCTTGCTGCCGCACCAGATCTTCCGGGATGTGCTGGGCGACGAGATCGCCGGCGGCGCGCTGTCGGGTCCATCCTTCGCGCAGGAGGTCGCGCGCGGCCTGCCCTGCGCGCTGACCATCGCTTCGACCTCGGCGGCATTGCGCGACTGCGTGGTGGCCGTGGTGCACGGCGGTACGATGCGCGTCTATTCAAGCGACGACCTGATCGGCGTGGAAGTCGGCGGTGCCGTGAAGAACGTGATGGCCATCGCCACCGGCTGCGCGGACGGCATGGGCCTGGGCCTGAATGCCCGCGCCGCGCTGATCACCCGCGGCCTGGCCGAAGTGACCCGGCTGGGTACCACGCTGGGCGGCAATATCGAAACGTTCATGGGCCTGACAGGCATGGGCGACCTGATCCTCACGTGCACGGGCGACCTGTCGCGCAACCGGCGCGTGGGCCTGGGCCTGGCGCAAGGCAAGGCGCTCGATACCATCGTGGCCGAGCTGGGGCACGTGGCCGAAGGCGTGCCATGCGCCAAGGCCGTGCGCGAACTGGCCGCCCGGCTGGGCGTCGACATGCCGCTCACCAATGGCGTGGCATCGATGCTGTTCGATGGCGTCAAGCCGGAAGCGCTGGTGGCCCGGATGCTGGCCCGCGATCCCCGTGATGAGACACTTGCGCCCGCTTCAAAGTAA
- a CDS encoding peptidoglycan DD-metalloendopeptidase family protein yields the protein MPVHRSRRASAWFAALGVAAAVAIAPLAPGFGGGEALAAAPSKQPAKQPTNRSKQKAAAEAERAALQQKLNALKRDIGQTESAREDAADTLAESEQAISNANRQLRELADETAATTAKITELSTERERLAGTIASQKGQLARLLREQYVAGNEDRIKLLLSGDNPNRINRDLQLMSYVSQAQAQLIESLRTNLAAVETNQAEAQNARDELVEIAEEESQQKTLLEQQKARHAALVASLSQKLDTQRKEVGRIERDEQRMGALVNRLNKLIEEQARAAAAEKARQERLAAQRAARAKAEAEARALAAAKAKAERERLARERREQKSAQKPEPRIAQKPESRPDIKPDSRPDTAPEPKPEPKIAQREPVKPEPRDEGAARPADVALAPAAPAGAFASLKGQMRAPVSGRVAARFGSKRGDGPSWKGVFILAGEGTEIRSVAQGRVVFADWLRGFGNLIIVDHGGQYMSIYGNNQSLLKRAGDVVKGGDVIAAAGNSGGNEESGLYFELRHQGRAFDPAEWVKF from the coding sequence ATGCCAGTTCACCGTTCGCGGCGCGCCAGCGCCTGGTTTGCCGCGCTCGGCGTGGCTGCGGCCGTGGCCATCGCTCCACTTGCGCCGGGATTCGGCGGGGGCGAGGCCCTTGCCGCCGCGCCATCCAAGCAGCCAGCCAAGCAGCCGACCAACCGCAGCAAGCAGAAAGCCGCCGCCGAGGCGGAGCGCGCCGCGCTGCAGCAAAAACTCAATGCCCTGAAGCGCGACATCGGCCAGACCGAAAGCGCGCGCGAGGACGCGGCCGACACGCTGGCCGAGTCCGAACAGGCGATCTCGAACGCCAATCGCCAGTTGCGCGAACTGGCCGACGAAACGGCCGCCACGACGGCGAAGATCACCGAACTGTCGACCGAACGCGAGCGGCTGGCCGGCACGATCGCCAGCCAGAAGGGGCAACTGGCCCGGCTGCTGCGCGAGCAGTACGTGGCCGGCAACGAAGACCGGATCAAGCTGCTGCTGTCCGGCGACAACCCGAACCGCATCAACCGCGACCTGCAACTGATGTCCTACGTCTCGCAGGCGCAGGCGCAGCTGATCGAATCGCTGCGCACCAACCTGGCGGCCGTGGAAACCAACCAGGCCGAGGCGCAGAATGCGCGCGATGAGCTGGTGGAAATCGCCGAGGAAGAAAGCCAGCAGAAAACGCTGCTGGAACAACAGAAGGCCCGGCATGCCGCACTGGTGGCGAGCCTGTCGCAAAAGCTCGACACGCAGCGCAAGGAGGTCGGGCGCATCGAGCGCGACGAACAGCGCATGGGCGCGCTGGTCAACCGCCTCAACAAATTGATCGAAGAACAGGCCCGCGCCGCCGCGGCGGAAAAGGCCCGCCAGGAACGGCTGGCTGCGCAACGCGCGGCCAGGGCGAAAGCCGAAGCGGAAGCCCGGGCCCTGGCGGCGGCCAAGGCCAAGGCCGAACGCGAGCGGCTGGCGCGCGAACGCAGGGAACAGAAATCGGCGCAGAAGCCGGAGCCGAGGATCGCCCAGAAGCCCGAGTCCAGGCCCGATATCAAGCCAGACTCCAGGCCGGACACCGCGCCCGAGCCGAAACCGGAACCGAAGATCGCCCAGCGCGAACCGGTGAAACCGGAGCCGCGCGACGAGGGCGCGGCCCGCCCGGCGGACGTGGCGCTGGCGCCCGCCGCGCCGGCCGGCGCGTTCGCCAGCCTGAAGGGGCAGATGCGCGCGCCCGTGTCCGGCCGCGTGGCTGCCCGCTTCGGCAGCAAGCGCGGCGACGGCCCGAGCTGGAAGGGCGTCTTCATCCTCGCCGGCGAGGGCACCGAAATCCGCAGCGTGGCCCAGGGCCGTGTCGTGTTCGCCGACTGGCTGCGCGGCTTCGGCAACCTGATCATCGTCGACCATGGCGGCCAGTACATGAGCATCTATGGCAACAACCAGTCGCTGCTCAAGCGTGCCGGCGACGTGGTCAAGGGCGGCGACGTCATCGCCGCGGCCGGCAACAGCGGTGGCAACGAGGAATCGGGTTTATACTTCGAGCTGCGCCACCAGGGCCGGGCGTTCGATCCCGCCGAGTGGGTGAAGTTCTGA
- a CDS encoding S41 family peptidase, with product MGNKLKSIGLIGLGMVAGVAASMNFSALAQRIDAPLPLEELRQLSDVFGLIKSDYVENVDDKKLLQEAIAGMVSSLDPHSVYLDEKAFREMRESVQGKFVGIGIEVSTEDGYVKVVSPIEDTPAFKAGIRSGDLITRIDNVPLKGLSLDESIKKMRGEPRTKVVLTISRKGEDKPLIVPIVREEIRVQSVKAKLVEPGYVWLRISQFQEPTVEEMVKKLAALYEKTPDIKGIVLDLRNDPGGVVPGAIGVSAAFLPKDSVVVSTNGQLADSKQTFYARPEYYAGRHPGDPLARLPAAVKTVPLVVLVNAGSASASEIVAGALQDYKRATVMGSTTFGKGSVQTLRQLTADTAVKLTTARYYTPKGRAIQAKGIEPDVHVDETAEGDGLNSLRLREADLQKHLSGDDKETRPVRHDELEEEQRLLALAKKQKPVEYGTREDFQLAQALNHFKGLPVKLAKADTPAEKGAAEILVKPDTKTDTVKPEDKKAPPSHVAPPKATPPNAAPLEAPSLQTK from the coding sequence ATGGGTAACAAACTCAAGAGTATCGGCCTGATCGGCCTGGGCATGGTGGCCGGCGTGGCCGCCTCCATGAACTTTTCCGCGCTCGCGCAGCGGATCGACGCCCCGTTGCCGCTGGAAGAATTGCGCCAGCTGTCGGATGTGTTCGGCCTGATCAAGAGCGACTACGTTGAAAACGTGGACGACAAGAAGCTGCTGCAGGAAGCGATCGCCGGCATGGTGTCGTCGCTCGATCCGCATTCGGTGTACCTGGACGAAAAGGCGTTTCGCGAAATGCGCGAATCGGTGCAGGGCAAGTTCGTCGGCATCGGCATCGAAGTCTCCACCGAGGATGGCTACGTGAAGGTGGTTTCGCCCATCGAGGATACGCCGGCGTTCAAGGCGGGCATCCGCTCCGGCGACCTGATCACCCGCATCGACAACGTGCCGCTGAAGGGCCTGTCGCTGGACGAGTCGATCAAGAAGATGCGCGGCGAGCCGCGCACCAAGGTCGTGCTGACGATTTCCCGCAAGGGCGAGGACAAGCCCCTGATCGTGCCGATCGTGCGCGAGGAAATCCGCGTGCAGAGCGTGAAGGCGAAGCTGGTCGAGCCCGGCTACGTGTGGCTGCGCATCTCGCAGTTCCAGGAGCCCACCGTCGAGGAGATGGTCAAGAAACTGGCGGCGCTGTACGAGAAGACGCCGGACATCAAGGGCATCGTGCTGGACCTGCGCAACGATCCGGGCGGCGTCGTGCCGGGCGCGATCGGCGTGTCGGCGGCGTTCCTGCCGAAGGATTCGGTGGTCGTTTCCACCAATGGCCAGCTGGCCGATTCGAAACAGACCTTCTATGCGCGGCCCGAATACTATGCCGGCCGCCACCCGGGCGACCCGCTGGCCAGGCTGCCCGCGGCGGTGAAGACCGTGCCGCTGGTGGTGCTGGTGAATGCCGGTTCCGCGTCGGCTTCCGAGATCGTCGCCGGCGCGCTGCAGGATTACAAGCGCGCCACCGTGATGGGCAGCACCACGTTCGGCAAGGGCTCGGTGCAGACGCTGCGCCAGCTGACCGCCGACACGGCCGTCAAGCTGACGACCGCGCGCTACTACACGCCGAAGGGCCGGGCCATCCAGGCCAAGGGCATCGAGCCGGACGTGCACGTCGATGAAACGGCCGAAGGCGATGGCCTGAACAGCCTGCGCCTGCGCGAGGCGGACTTGCAGAAGCACCTGTCCGGCGACGACAAGGAAACCCGCCCCGTGCGCCACGACGAACTGGAAGAAGAGCAGCGCCTGCTGGCGCTGGCGAAGAAGCAGAAGCCGGTCGAATACGGTACCCGGGAAGACTTCCAGCTGGCCCAGGCGCTGAACCACTTCAAGGGCTTGCCGGTGAAGCTGGCCAAGGCCGACACGCCGGCGGAAAAGGGCGCTGCCGAGATTCTCGTCAAGCCGGATACCAAGACCGACACCGTCAAGCCGGAAGACAAGAAGGCGCCGCCCTCGCACGTGGCGCCGCCGAAAGCGACGCCGCCCAACGCCGCGCCGCTGGAAGCGCCGTCCTTGCAAACAAAATAA
- the secB gene encoding protein-export chaperone SecB yields the protein MSDENLQPVFQIQRVYLKDMSLEQPNSPAIFLEQQAPSIEVALDVGAVPLQEGIFESTVTITVTAKVADKVAFLVEGKQAGIFEARNIPAEQLDPLLGIGCPNIVYPYLRANIADLITRAGFPPVHLAEINFEVFYQQRLQAIAEQQAKTAEGTNTVQ from the coding sequence ATGTCTGACGAAAACCTGCAACCCGTATTCCAAATCCAACGCGTCTACCTGAAAGACATGTCGCTGGAACAGCCGAATTCCCCGGCAATCTTCCTGGAACAGCAAGCTCCGTCGATCGAAGTAGCCCTGGACGTGGGCGCCGTGCCCCTGCAGGAAGGCATCTTCGAATCCACCGTGACGATCACCGTGACCGCCAAGGTAGCCGACAAGGTGGCGTTCCTGGTGGAAGGCAAGCAGGCAGGCATCTTCGAAGCACGCAACATCCCGGCCGAACAGCTGGATCCGCTGCTGGGTATCGGTTGCCCGAACATCGTGTACCCGTACCTGCGCGCCAACATCGCCGACCTGATCACCCGTGCCGGTTTCCCGCCAGTCCACCTGGCCGAGATCAACTTCGAAGTGTTCTACCAGCAGCGCCTGCAGGCTATCGCCGAACAGCAAGCCAAGACCGCCGAAGGCACCAACACCGTTCAGTAA